In Antarcticibacterium arcticum, the genomic stretch GCTCGAAAAAATATTCCCATACCAACTGGCCCTATCTTGAAGAAAAAGCGGCAAAATATATTAAGGATTGCGGGATAAAACATTTATTAATTGACCTGCCTTCTGTAGATAAAGAAAAAGACGAGGGAAAATTACTGGCGCATAAGGCGTTTTGGGATTACCCTAAAAATACCCGTTTTGATGCTACCATTACAGAGCTTATTTATGTGCCTAATAAAATTGAGGATGGCGATTATATTCTAAATCTACAAGCCGCTTCTTTTGAGAACGATGCCGCCCCTTCCAGGCCGGTATTGTATAAGCCGGAAAATGATATGTAACAATCTGAAGTTATATAGATCCAATGGAAAAATCTCTTGTAAAAATGAATAAAATTTTAAAGCTGGAGGAACTGGCAATGTTCCTGGCCGGAATTTTTGCATTTAGCTTTCTGCCTCTAGCCTGGTGGTGGTTTCCGGTCCTTCTTTTTATTCCGGACGTTGGAATGCTGGGATATCTATATGATACAAAAACCGGCGCCTTTATTTATAATTTATGGCACCACAAAGGGCTCGCAATTGGTTTGACACTCCCCGGATTTTACTTGGATGACCTTTATTTACAGGTTGCCGGAATTATAATTTTTTCGCATTCCTCGCTGGACAGATTGTTGGGCTACGGTCTCAAATATGACAAAGGTTTTAAATTTACCCATTTGGGAGAGATTGGAAAACAGGGATAAGACTTAGGGTAAAGACCTGCCTGGGC encodes the following:
- a CDS encoding DUF4260 domain-containing protein, which encodes MNKILKLEELAMFLAGIFAFSFLPLAWWWFPVLLFIPDVGMLGYLYDTKTGAFIYNLWHHKGLAIGLTLPGFYLDDLYLQVAGIIIFSHSSLDRLLGYGLKYDKGFKFTHLGEIGKQG